In the Ipomoea triloba cultivar NCNSP0323 chromosome 6, ASM357664v1 genome, one interval contains:
- the LOC116022935 gene encoding uncharacterized protein LOC116022935, giving the protein MVVSPLSETISRSPTPVISFDCDARHSADDLHLLPADALHSAVTCSESHRRRPRTPLPTPPLEKCLHYNIKMKYEECSKLVVNQYSPRTSNSTIPIKLGKTCRQQISKKLEHIPKQYHLSVGVAK; this is encoded by the exons ATGGTGGTTTCTCCACTTAGCGAAACCATCTCCAGATCTCCGACGCCCGTCATCTCCTTCGACTGCGATGCCCGCCACTCAGCCGACGACCTCCATCTCCTCCCCGCCGACGCTCTCCACTCTGCCGTGACCTGCAGTGAAAGTCACCGCCGACGACCCCGCACACCACTGCCGACGCCACCGTTG gaaaaatgtttgcattataacattaaaatgAAGTATGAAGAGTGTTCAAAGTTGGTGGTAAATCAGTATTCTCCCAGAACTTCAAACAGCACAATACCCATCAAATTAGGGAAAACTTGCAGGCAACAG ATAAGCAAGAAGCTTGAGCACATTCCAAAGCAATATCATCTTTCTGTGGGAG TGGCCAAGTGA